The Neovison vison isolate M4711 chromosome 13, ASM_NN_V1, whole genome shotgun sequence genome includes a region encoding these proteins:
- the LOC122894326 gene encoding MAP3K12-binding inhibitory protein 1 isoform X6 has protein sequence MAAAVELSLSSSGDRSLERSCSPNLSQEVLCEIFRSLHGLVGQLNLRDDVVKITIDWNKLQSLSAFQPALLFSALEQHVLYLQPFLAKLQPLIKEENTTVVGEIEKTETGNKNEVNAKFPISDLQEEEKHKDCDLGDVKKTQIHYDPEVVQIKAGKAEIDRRISAFIERKQAEINENNVREFCNVIDCNQENSCARTDAVFTPYPGFKSHVKVSRVVNTYGPQTRPEGIQGSGHKPNSLLRDCGNQAVEERLQNIEAHLRLQTELFWKKKKNSTTSELFTG, from the exons ATGGCTGCTGCCGTTGAGCTTAGTCTCTCGAGCAGTGGTGACAGGAGTCTGGAGCGGAGCTGCAGCCCCAATCTCTCCCAAGAGGTGCTCTGCGAAATCTTTCGCTCTCTGCATGGCCTGGTGGGACAA CTTAACCTCAGAGATGATGTGGTGAAAATTACAATCGATTGGAACAAGCTCCAGAGCCTCTCGGCATTCCAGCCCGCTTTGCTCTTTAGTGCACTTGAACaacatgttttatatttacag CCTTTTTTAGCAAAGCTGCAGCCTCTGATTAAAGAGGAGAATACAACTGTTGTTGGAGAGATAGAAAAAACAGAAACGGGGAACAAGAATGAAGTAAATGCCAAATTTCCCATTAGTGACCtacaagaggaagaaaagcacaaAGATTGTGATTTAGGAGATGTGAAAAAGACACAGATCCATTATGATCCAGAAGTAGTTCAAATAAAGGCTGGAAAAGCAGAA ATTGACAGACGAATATCTGCATTTATTGAAAGAAAGCAAGCCGAAATCAATGAAAACAACGTCAGGGAGTTTTGCAATGTTATTGATTGTAATCAAG AAAACAGTTGTGCAAGAACTGATGCTGTTTTTACTCCTTACCCGGGATTTAAAAGTCATGTAAAAG TTTCTAGAGTTGTGAATACATATGGACCACAGACCAGACCTGAAGGAATTCAGGGGTCAGGTCATAAACCTAACAGCTTGCTCCGAGATTGTGGCAATCAGGCTGTCGAAGAACGACTACAAAATATTGAGGCTCACTTGCGATTGCAGACAG
- the LOC122894326 gene encoding MAP3K12-binding inhibitory protein 1 isoform X5 has translation MAAAVELSLSSSGDRSLERSCSPNLSQEVLCEIFRSLHGLVGQLNLRDDVVKITIDWNKLQSLSAFQPALLFSALEQHVLYLQPFLAKLQPLIKEENTTVVGEIEKTETGNKNEVNAKFPISDLQEEEKHKDCDLGDVKKTQIHYDPEVVQIKAGKAEIDRRISAFIERKQAEINENNVREFCNVIDCNQENSCARTDAVFTPYPGFKSHVKVSRVVNTYGPQTRPEGIQGSGHKPNSLLRDCGNQAVEERLQNIEAHLRLQTELFWKKKKNSTTSAELFTG, from the exons ATGGCTGCTGCCGTTGAGCTTAGTCTCTCGAGCAGTGGTGACAGGAGTCTGGAGCGGAGCTGCAGCCCCAATCTCTCCCAAGAGGTGCTCTGCGAAATCTTTCGCTCTCTGCATGGCCTGGTGGGACAA CTTAACCTCAGAGATGATGTGGTGAAAATTACAATCGATTGGAACAAGCTCCAGAGCCTCTCGGCATTCCAGCCCGCTTTGCTCTTTAGTGCACTTGAACaacatgttttatatttacag CCTTTTTTAGCAAAGCTGCAGCCTCTGATTAAAGAGGAGAATACAACTGTTGTTGGAGAGATAGAAAAAACAGAAACGGGGAACAAGAATGAAGTAAATGCCAAATTTCCCATTAGTGACCtacaagaggaagaaaagcacaaAGATTGTGATTTAGGAGATGTGAAAAAGACACAGATCCATTATGATCCAGAAGTAGTTCAAATAAAGGCTGGAAAAGCAGAA ATTGACAGACGAATATCTGCATTTATTGAAAGAAAGCAAGCCGAAATCAATGAAAACAACGTCAGGGAGTTTTGCAATGTTATTGATTGTAATCAAG AAAACAGTTGTGCAAGAACTGATGCTGTTTTTACTCCTTACCCGGGATTTAAAAGTCATGTAAAAG TTTCTAGAGTTGTGAATACATATGGACCACAGACCAGACCTGAAGGAATTCAGGGGTCAGGTCATAAACCTAACAGCTTGCTCCGAGATTGTGGCAATCAGGCTGTCGAAGAACGACTACAAAATATTGAGGCTCACTTGCGATTGCAGACAG